GTCAGCACCCCCTCCCCTTTCAGATTCGCGAGCGCCTTCTCCACGTTGTTCCAGTTCGTGTTCTGGGTGAGGATTGCCCCCACGCACACCTCGAACGGCGTCTCCGCCGGCCACCAGTGCAGCGCTCCATAGCGGGCGAGGAGGAGCTCGAAAATCTCCATGAGGCGCTCCCGCCGCTTTTGGAGCGGGAGGCTCAGGGCGGGGTTATGGCAGGTCGTCCCGGTACTCTGATGCATAGCTCACATAGTTTCCGGGGGAGCGGGCGATCCACTCCTTCTCCTCCGGGGTAAGATCCCGCACGTACTTCGCCGGCGCGCCGAGCCACAGCGTCCCGGGGGGAACGACCGTCCCCTCCGTGACGAGGGCGCGCGCCCCGACGAGCGCTCCCTTCCCGACGACCGCACGGTCCATGACGATCGCCTGCATGCCGATGAAGGCGCCGTCCTCTATCGTGCAGCCGTGCAGCGTCACGCTGTGCCCCACTGTGACGTCGCTCCCGATCACCAGTGGCGCACCTGGATCGTCTGCATCCTTCTTGTGCGTCACGTGGAGGACGGAAAGGTCCTGGATGTTGGTGCGCTCCCCGATGGAGATGAAGTTCACGTCGCCGCGCACGACGCAGTTGAACCAGATGCTGCTCTCCCTCCCGATGCGCACATCCCCTATCACCACGGCCCCCTCTGCAATGAAGGCTGTGAGATCGATCTGCGGCGAGACTCCTTTGAAGGCACGTATCATCGATGCCCCTCCCGAAAAGTTCTAGATTCTTGGACAGCGAGAGCAGGCAGGAACGTTCCCTCCCCCCTTGCGGGGGAGGGACAGGGTGGGGGGAAGGTGCCACCATCCCAGCCTGTGGCAGCTTCACCCACCCCCTGTCCCCCTCCCGTTGAGGGAGGGGGTACCACGTCCCAGGAATCCCCGAAGAGCCAATGAGAAAGCCCCCCTCCCTTTAGCGGGAGGAGGGCTTTTTTTTCGTCAGTCCCTCGGTATGGCGAGCATCCGATCCAGCGCCCGCTTTGCCGGGATCCGAATCTCCTCGGGCACCTTCACGACCGGCTTCATCGTTTGCAGCGCCTCCAGGATATCCTCCAGCGAGGTGAGCTTCATATTCGGGCAGACCAGCGCCGGGGAGGCGAGGATGAACTCCTTCTCCGGATTCTCCCTCTTCATGCGCCAGAGGATCCCCGCCTCGGTGCCGATGATGAAGCGCTTCGCCGGGTTCTCCGTCACGTAGCTGTACATGCCTGTGGTGGAGCAGACGTGGTCGGCGAGCGCCGAGACCGCCGGGTTGCACTCCGGGTGGCACACAAACGGTGCATCGGGATACTGCTCCTTCAGCGCAAGCACCGCCTCCGGCTTCAGCCTCTCGTGGGTCGGGCAATACCCTTCCCAGAGGTGGAACTTCTTGTCGGTGAATTTCGATACAAAGCGCCCGAGATTGCGGTCGGGGGTGAAGATAAGCTCCTTTTCCGGGAGGGACTGCACGACCTTCACCGCATTAGCGGAGGTGCAGCAGATGTCCGTCTCGGCCTTCACCGCCGCAGAGGAGTTCACGTACGTCACCACCGGCACCCCCGGGTGCTCGGCCTTCATCTTGCGCAGCGACTCCGCGTCCACCATGTCCGCCATGGGGCAGCCGGCGTCGAGGCGCGGCAGAAGCACCGTCTTCTCCGGCGCGAGGATGGAAGCGGACTCCGCCATGAAATGGACACCGCAGAAAACGATGACATCGGCGTCGGTCGCCGCCGCCTCGATGGAGAGGGCGAGGGAATCACCGGTGATGTCGGCGATCTCCTGAACTTCGTCCCTCATGTAGTTATGTGCCAGAAGCACCGCGTTGCGCTGCTTCAGTAACGCCCGTATCTCAGACTGTATCGACTGCTGCTCCATGCGGTCACCACCAGATTGATAAAGTGAATTTCTTAATGCTCATTGTGTAAACACGGTTCCTAAACAGGGTTATGATAGTAGACAATCTTAACATGCATGTCAAACCCTTTAACGGCCGGGCCCCGCGCCTCTTGACACGCAGAAGCAAAACCACTATTCTTTTCCCAGTTTTTACCGACGGTGCGTCTTTTCCACCATATTTGCGAGGTACCAGAGTATGTTTGGCATTGGAATGCCGGAGCTCATCATCATCATGGTGATAGCTCTCATCGTGATCGGCCCGCAGAAGCTCCCGGAACTGGCGCGTTCGCTCGGCAAGGGGCTGGCGGAATTCAAGAGGGCGACCGAAGACTTCAAGCACACCATCGATGCGGAGACAACAGCCGCGGAGAGGGAGAAAATGGCGAAGGAAGCGGCCGCACAGACAAAGGATGAAGAGGTCAAAGAAGAGCAGAAGGCCGAGGAAAAGCCGCAGCACACGGCCTGAGAGAAAAGTTCGCAGCAGATATGAAAAAGGCGGGGGAAAGATTCCCTCGCCTTTTTTGTTTTGAGGCCCCGTCCCGAAGAGCCGGCAGGAGCGTCCCCTCCCCCTTGCGGGGGAGGGACAGGGTGGGGGGGAAGGCGCTACCATCGCAGCAGGTGGCAGCTTCACCCACCCCCTGTCCCCCTCCCGTCAAGGGAGGGGGGAGCCGAAGCGGAGTTCCCCCCAACTTTCAGTTCACTTCTGGCGCAGCTTCTCCTTCGCCGTCTTTGCCTCTTCGCTCTTCGGGAATTCCTCCACGAGCTTTCTCCACACGTAAGCGGCGCTCTTCGCGTCTCCCAGCTCCTTGAAGGCGCCCCCCTGCTTCAGCATCGCATCGGGAGTCTTCTCCCCGTGGCTCTTGATGGCTTCCTGGTACTCGAGGATCGCCTGCTCGTAGTTCTTTTCCGAGAGGTAGCTCTCGCCGGTCCAGTAGTGGGCGTTCCCGGTCAGCTGGTGCTTCGGGTAGCGCTCCACGAAGTTGCCGAGAAGCTCACGCGCCTTCGCCGCATCCCCCCCCTTCAGCGCCGCGACCCCCAGCTCGTACAGCCGCTCCGGAGTCTGCTGCGCCTCTTCACCCCTCTTTTGCACCTCGGCGAGCGATTTCTCAAGCTTCGCCAGGCGCTCGTCGATGGCGGCAAGGCGCTTCGACAGGTCGTCCCTCATGAGCTGCAGGTCGTCCACAGGCTTCTGGGCGAGGATGCGCACGTCGTCCACCTTCCCGCTCAGGCTCTGCATGTCGACGTGTGTGCTGTCCAGCGAGGCCTGCACGTCCGCGCTGCTCTTCCGAATCGCACCGAGCTCCTTCTGGAACCCCTGCACGTCCTTCTCGAGCCCTTCCACCCTCTGGGTGTAGCCTACCAGCGACTTCTGGACCCCCTCCTGCACCTCCGTGTGCACCTGCGCCAGATCCTTGTTGACCGTGAAGAGGCGGCTCTTCATCTCGTCGAGGTCGCGCTGCACGACGGACAGCTCGTCCCTGGTGGCAACGCAGCCGCACAGGGTGGCAAGGATCAGGCAGATTCCAAACTTTCTCCCGTAAAACATCACATCTCCCCTCCGGCGCTTCTCATACCACGAAAAAGGGAGCCCTGAGGCTCCCTTTCATCGGTGCAGGGGCCGTTACTTTATGATCGTGAACTCGTCCCTTCTGTTCTTTGCCCAGGCAGCCTCGTCGTGCCCCGGATCCGCCGGCTTCTCGTGCCCATAGCTGATGGTGGAGAGACGGTCGGAGGAGATCCCCAGGTTCACCAGGTAATCCCTGGCAGCCTTCGCCCTTCTCTCGCCGAGAGCCATATTGTACTCGTCGGAGCCGCGCTCGTCGCAGTGACCTTCGACCCGCACCTTCACCTGGGAGTTGCGGGAGAGGTACTGCGCACTCTTCGAAAGGGTGTTGCGCGCTTCCTGGGAGAGGGAGGAGGAGTCGTAGTCGAAGTAGACCTTCTCAAGCTCCGCCTGCACGCTCCCCGCGCCCTGCTCGACGGGGCGCTGCTCCGGCCGGATCGTCGACTCGTCCGTCCGCGTCTCCGGCAGGGGAGCCTGCTGCGGGGCAGTCTCCCTCGGAGAGGCCTGTCTCGGCGCCTCCACAGGGGGCTGAGCCGCCGGCGGCTGCTGGGTCGTCGAAACCGGCTCGCTCGGCTTCACCTGCTCCTTGTGCGCACAACCCGCCATGAGAAGAGCCCCACAGCACAGAACCACCAAGCTTCCAGATATCCCCTTGCGCATTTCAGTCTCTCCTTTTGTCATAGTAATTTCGGCACTCCGGAGGGGGGCCGATCAAGCGAAACAAAGTATACCTTTGCACCCTGCAAATTCAATGCAGGAGCGCTACCACGGGCGCGACCACACCGGCTGCGAGGCACCGGCTTCACGGGAAACCTTCGTCTCGCCGCTGCCGTCCTGACGCATGACGTAGACCCCCTCCCCGCCGTCGCGCCTGGAGTCGAAAACGATGAAGCGGCCGTCCGGGGACCAGTGCGGGTGCTGGTTGTTCCCCGACTCGGTGAGGCGCGCATCGCCGCTGCCGTCGGCATTGACGATGTGGATCTGGAAGCCGCCCCCTTCCTGCCGGGCGTACACGATCCGGTCCCCCTTCGGCGACCAGCGCGGCGTCACGTTGTAGGAGCCGCTCGTGGTGAGCCGGCGCACGTTGCTCCCGTCGGCGTTGACGACGAAGATCTGCGGCTTCCCCAGCCGGTCCGAGACGAAGGCAAGACGGGAGCCGTCGGGGGACCAGGCGGGAGAGACATCGATCGCGGGATCTCGCGTCAGGCGCGAGAGCTCTCTTCCGGAGCTGTCCAGGATGTAGATCTCCGAGTTCCCGTCTTTGGTGAGGGTCACGGCGACACGCCTGCCGTCCGGCGCATAGGTGGCCGTCGCGTTCAGCCCGGGGCGGGAGGAGATGCGCGCCTCCCCGCCGGTGAAAAGCTCTCTCCGGTACAGGTCGGGATTCCCCTTCTTGTACGA
The DNA window shown above is from Geomonas sp. RF6 and carries:
- the ybgF gene encoding tol-pal system protein YbgF, translating into MFYGRKFGICLILATLCGCVATRDELSVVQRDLDEMKSRLFTVNKDLAQVHTEVQEGVQKSLVGYTQRVEGLEKDVQGFQKELGAIRKSSADVQASLDSTHVDMQSLSGKVDDVRILAQKPVDDLQLMRDDLSKRLAAIDERLAKLEKSLAEVQKRGEEAQQTPERLYELGVAALKGGDAAKARELLGNFVERYPKHQLTGNAHYWTGESYLSEKNYEQAILEYQEAIKSHGEKTPDAMLKQGGAFKELGDAKSAAYVWRKLVEEFPKSEEAKTAKEKLRQK
- the pal gene encoding peptidoglycan-associated lipoprotein Pal — protein: MRKGISGSLVVLCCGALLMAGCAHKEQVKPSEPVSTTQQPPAAQPPVEAPRQASPRETAPQQAPLPETRTDESTIRPEQRPVEQGAGSVQAELEKVYFDYDSSSLSQEARNTLSKSAQYLSRNSQVKVRVEGHCDERGSDEYNMALGERRAKAARDYLVNLGISSDRLSTISYGHEKPADPGHDEAAWAKNRRDEFTIIK
- a CDS encoding TatA/E family twin arginine-targeting protein translocase is translated as MFGIGMPELIIIMVIALIVIGPQKLPELARSLGKGLAEFKRATEDFKHTIDAETTAAEREKMAKEAAAQTKDEEVKEEQKAEEKPQHTA
- the tolB gene encoding Tol-Pal system beta propeller repeat protein TolB, which gives rise to MRALVLVVFLLLAAQISGAADSYLEVTAPGSRKLGLYLAPATTLSGAPAPAIPKETEEVFTFDLNLAGPFSVTSGGTGQGASELVLKTAYSLSGEKVTVECRLWDAVLNREVTAKRYSGSQKDVRHMAHAFSDEVLRAVTGERGAFTGRIAFVSRRSGNKEIALMDSDGHNVQRVTNNGAINLSPDFDPSGREIIYTSYKKGNPDLYRRELFTGGEARISSRPGLNATATYAPDGRRVAVTLTKDGNSEIYILDSSGRELSRLTRDPAIDVSPAWSPDGSRLAFVSDRLGKPQIFVVNADGSNVRRLTTSGSYNVTPRWSPKGDRIVYARQEGGGFQIHIVNADGSGDARLTESGNNQHPHWSPDGRFIVFDSRRDGGEGVYVMRQDGSGETKVSREAGASQPVWSRPW
- the nadA gene encoding quinolinate synthase NadA gives rise to the protein MEQQSIQSEIRALLKQRNAVLLAHNYMRDEVQEIADITGDSLALSIEAAATDADVIVFCGVHFMAESASILAPEKTVLLPRLDAGCPMADMVDAESLRKMKAEHPGVPVVTYVNSSAAVKAETDICCTSANAVKVVQSLPEKELIFTPDRNLGRFVSKFTDKKFHLWEGYCPTHERLKPEAVLALKEQYPDAPFVCHPECNPAVSALADHVCSTTGMYSYVTENPAKRFIIGTEAGILWRMKRENPEKEFILASPALVCPNMKLTSLEDILEALQTMKPVVKVPEEIRIPAKRALDRMLAIPRD
- a CDS encoding gamma carbonic anhydrase family protein, which translates into the protein MIRAFKGVSPQIDLTAFIAEGAVVIGDVRIGRESSIWFNCVVRGDVNFISIGERTNIQDLSVLHVTHKKDADDPGAPLVIGSDVTVGHSVTLHGCTIEDGAFIGMQAIVMDRAVVGKGALVGARALVTEGTVVPPGTLWLGAPAKYVRDLTPEEKEWIARSPGNYVSYASEYRDDLP